In the Engystomops pustulosus chromosome 2, aEngPut4.maternal, whole genome shotgun sequence genome, one interval contains:
- the LOC140116389 gene encoding olfactory receptor 52N2-like, with product MDKIMTSINLSDIYPGIFILEGLPGVEPSHVWISIVLLIMYVLAMCGNPLMVLLIVSEPRLHNPMYYFLCGLFLTDIILSNSIVPKMFCIFWLNQREISFVSCYIQMFFVHCLSSLESGILMAMAFDRYMAICNPLHYISVLTNTLIMKIVLVLVIRSTVIVIPCSWMASRLPYCQSHIIPHSYCDHMAVVQLSCTDITVNSVYGLTVVLIVIVFDISCIAVSYYLILRAVFRLSTKNAKSKAFGTCSSHICIILMLYTLGLFSFVTYRIGHIAPYIHVIMSNIYLLIPPTLNPIIYGVRTQEIRTAAFHLFTPVAY from the coding sequence ATGGACAAGATCATGACCTCCATCAACCTCTCTGACATTTACCCCGGTATCTTCATCCTGGAGGGGCTTCCAGGCGTTGAGCCATCCCATGTGTGGATATCCATCGTTCTTCTCATCATGTACGTCTTAGCGATGTGTGGGAACCCCCTGATGGTTCTCCTCATTGTATCAGAACCGCGGCTCCACAATCCCATGTATTATTTCCTCTGTGGTCTCTTCCTCACAGATATTATTCTGTCAAACTCCATTGTCCCCAAGATGTTCTGCATCTTCTGGCTCAATCAAAGGGAGATCAGCTTTGTCTCCTGCTACATCCAGATGTTCTTTGTTCATTGCCTTTCATCTCTAGAGTCCGGGATCCTCATGGCCATGGCCTTTGATAGATACATGGCTATCTGTAATCCCCTCCATTACATAAGTGTCCTAACCAACACCCTTATAATGAAAATTGTGCTGGTCCTGGTCATAAGAAGCACAGTCATCGTGATCCCATGTTCCTGGATGGCCAGTAGACTCCCGTACTGCCAGAGCCACATCATCCCTCACTCCTACTGTGACCACATGGCGGTTGTGCAGCTTTCCTGTACAGACATCACCGTCAACAGTGTCTATGGCTTGACCGTGGTCCTGATAGTCATTGTATTTGATATCTCCTGCATTGCTGTGTCCTACTACTTAATACTGAGGGCAGTTTTCCGACTTTCCACTAAGAATGCAAAGAGTAAAGCCTTTGGGACATGTTCGTCCCACATTTGTATcatcctcatgctctatactctGGGACTCTTTTCCTTTGTGACTTACAGGATTGGTCATATTGCTCCATACATCCATGTCATCATGTCCAACATCTACCTGCTCATCCCACCAACTCTGAACCCCATCATCTATGGTGTGAGAACCCAGGAGATCCGCACCGCAGCTTTCCATCTCTTTACACCTGTTGCATATTAA